The DNA region TCGCCGGGGAGGATGCAGGTGTAGTTCGATTTTCCGCGAATGATGTTCAGGTCCTGAAGCAGCTCGTCGCCGGCCACGTCGTCGAGCTGGGAGACCTGCGGGGTCGTGTAGTAGGCGCCGGTCGCCTCCACTGGTTCGGCCTCGTCGACAGTACGGGCACAGCCGGCGACCGCACGGGCCAGCAGGGACTTGCCACTACCCGTCGGCGCACGGACGAGGACGACATCGTTGCCCGCCTCGAAGGCGTCGCGAATGTCGCGGAGGGCCTGCTCCTGGTTGCCCCGGTAGCTCGGCGCGGGGAACGCCTCGAAGATCCGGTCGGGATTCACCACTCGAGTCACCGGCGGGCGTGGTCCTAAAGGCTGCGGAGTCTCGCGCGTCCTGGAACGAGGGACGTCGGCGGCGATTGGGGTGCTCGAAGCGACGGCAGCGACTGGTATGGGCTCGAAGCGATGGCAGTGACCGGGGGTGGTCTCGAGACGGCGGTGAAGACTCCTCGAGGCGTACGGGAACGTTCGGCTTACGACGGAGTTAGGTTCCCGATTACAATTCGGACCACTGTCGTCGAACGGTGTACGGAAGGGTCGCTCAGCGGAAGAGCACCGCGGCGTCTCTGACCCGCGGCGGCCGTCTGGCCTCGTGGCGTTCGAATCCCACCCCTTCCGCTCCTGAATATTACTATACTTTCTATAGCAAGCGTTCGAGCCCGTCGCCACGCTCTTTGTCCACGCCCCCGAACGAAAACCATGGCACGCCTCGAGGATCCGATCGAGATCGGCGGCGTCGAGATTCCGAACCGCCTCTACCGAGCACCGGTCCTCGAGTGCGCGGGGAACGGACCCAACGCCGTCGACGCACTGATCGATGACCTCGAACCGGCTGCCGAATCCGGCGTCGGATTGCTCTGCCAGGGGGCGACGATCATCCGCGGCGAGGGCGGCTGTGCTGCTCCGGGGATGACCCGCGTCCACGACCCCGAGTTCGTGTCCCATCTCTCGCGGCTCACCGACCGGATCCACGACCACGGGAGCCGGATCTTCGTGCAACTCGAGCACGGGGGCCTCCGGAGCATGGAGACCTGGCACGCCGGCTACCGGCGCGAGCACCCGGACCTCGAGCAACTCGCCGTCTCGCCCCTCCCGTCACCGCTTCGCGCGCTCGGCCGGGCCGGCTTTCTGGCTTACGACCCGCACGTCCTGACGACCGAGGAGGTGTACGAACTGGCCGCCGACTTCGGCCGTTCGGCGGCGTATTGCGTCGACGCCGGATACGACGGCGTCCACCTCTCGGGGGCGAACATGGGCATCGTCCAGCAGTTCCTCTCGCCGTTTTACAACCGCCGGGACGACGAGTTCGGTGGCTCGCCCGAGAACCGACTCGCCTTCCTGCAGGTCGTCCACGACGAGATCCGCGACCGGGCTGGTGACGTCCCGCTGATCACCAAAGTCCCCGCCGAGACACCGGCACCACCCTGGCCGGTCGTCCGCCGGAAGCTCTCCCTCCAGGACGGCGTCGAGATCGCGCGTCGCCTCGAGCGGATCGGGTACGACGGCGTCGTTCCGGTCCAGACCTCCGTGGCCTGGGACATGAGCATCGTCCGCGGGCGGTATCCGGATCGGGCCTGGGGGAACGAGGCGCTTCGCGAGGGGTACGATGAGGCCTTCGGCGGGTCGCGGCGCCGACGTCTCGTCGCGCTGGGCAATCGACTCGAGTCGCTGGTCTACGACTTCGAACCGGCCTGGAACGAGGACTTCTGTCGTCGCGTCCGCGAGCAGGTGTCGATTCCGGTGCTCGCAGAGGGCGGGATTCGAGAGCGTGGGCAGATGGATCGGTTACTGGGTGCGGCTGGCGAAACCGACGTTGAGTCGGTCATGAACGAGACACCTGCCTGCGACGCAGTCGGCATGGCCCGTCCCTTCTACGCCGAACCGCGACTGGGAGCGCGTTTGCTCGAGTCTCCGTCTCCGTCCCCGGGAGCGACCGACCGCAAACCTGCCCCGGAGACGCGCGTCCTCTGTGAAAATTGCAACAACTGTACAATCCCGCAGGTGACGGGTGCGCCGGGAATCTGTCGCACGCCGTCAGTGCTCGGAAAGCGGGGCGAACTCGAGCGAGAGGGCGTCTACGACGGCCAGGAGTGACCTGCCACCTCCGCGCCGGCCCCGGCCCCCGGCTGCCAGCCGAACGCCTATGCGCCATCGCCCGAAACCGTCGGGTCACATGCGCGCCGTACTCTTCGACATGGACGGGGTCCTCGTCGACTCCGAGGACTACTGGGTCACCCTCGAGCGCGAAGAACTTCTCCCGCAGGTCGTCCCCGACCAGGACGTCGCTGTCGCCGAAATCACCGGGATGAACTACCGCGAGATCTACGACTACCTCGATGCGGAGTACGAGACTGCGGTCTCCCGCGAGGAGTTCCTGGACCTGTTCGAAACCGCCGCCGAAACCCTCTACCGCGACCGCGTCGCCCTCCTCGAGGGTACTCACGATCTGCTCGACGAACTCGAGGAGCGGGGCGTCCCGCGAGCCATCGTCTCCTCGTCGCCCCACGACTGGATCGACATCGTCCTGAAGCGCTTCGACCTCGCGGATCGGTTCGACGCGGTCGTCAGCGCCGAAGAAATCGACGGGCCGGGCAAGCCGGAACCTGACGTCTTCGAGTACGCTGCGGCCGAACTCGGCGTCGAACCCGGGGAGTGCGTCGTCCTCGAGGACTCCGAGCACGGAATCCGCGCGGCAGCCCGTGCGGGGACGACCTGCATCGCCTACGAAATCGAGGCTCACGACGACGTCGATTACTCGCCTGCCGACGCGGTTGTCGACAGCCCACTCGAGTTGCGCGATGCGGTCCTCGAGCGGGTTCAGGGTGCCCCTCGTTGACGCGACCTGCTGTGTTCCGTTGACGCGACCCGTTGTGACCTCTGGTACTGACACTCTCTGTGCCCCCTGGTAACGACACCCTCTGCGGCCAGTACGTTCAAACGTCGTGAGCGTCACTAACGAATACATGAACAGACGTCGCTATCTCGAGACGCTCGCCGCCGGCCTCGCCGTGGGCGGTCTGGCCGGCTGTCTCGACGACCTCCAGGCGACATCCAGGAGCGACGCCGATCGGACGGCCGGGAACGGTGACGGGGTGACGGACGACGGCGACGACGGCACCGGCAGCACCGACGACTCCACGACCGACGGCAGCGCCGGCCGCGACGAAGCCGACCGCGAGATTCGACTGGCTGCCGGGCGACTGAACCGCGCCGGCGCCTCGCTTCGAGAATCCCGCGACTCCCTCGAGGACCCCGAATCGGCCGACTACGACCCCGAGGAGCCCCAGGCGTTTCTCGACGAAGCCCTCGAATCGCTCGAGGCGGCCGAAGACGACGACCCGACCGAAGCACAGCACGCCGACATCGAGGAACTGAACGCCTACGCGGCCGTCCTCGGCCCCGCCATCGAGGTGACGGCCGTCGTCACCGACGACGGTCTCGAGGAGGAGGTCGACCGGGTCAACGACGCCATCGTCGACGAGGACCTCCTGACGGCCCGTTCGGTCGCCGAGTCGCTGGTCGACACCTTCGCCCCCGCACAGGAAACCCTTGAACCCGCACTCGAGGGCGTCGAATCCCTCGATGCCGACCAACTCGCCGACCTCGAAATCACGGACCTCGAGGCCGTCGAGGACGGCGTCCGGACGCTCGCGTCGGTCGTCGACTCCCTGGTCGTCCTCTCGACGTCGCTCGTGTCTCTCGTCGACGGCCATGAGGCCCTCGAGGAGGGCGGTAACCTGGCCGACGAAGAAGCGTTCGACGAGGCGTGTACGGCTTTCGACGACGCGGCGACGATTTACGCAGATGCCGCAGCGTCGCTCGAGGACGGTCACGCGGACGCTCCCGAGGGGCTGGTGGCGTACTTCGAGACGGCGCTGTGTCAGGTCGGCCACCTCGAGCAGGCGGCGATCGCGTTCAACGAGGCGGCGAAAGCGGCCGACGACGGGGACCGAAGCACGGCCGAAGAACGCGAGGCCGACGCGGAAGAACAACTCGAGCTAGCGGAAGCGTGTGGGACGTAAGGAAAGCGAACGCCGAGACCGACTACGACGACTTGCGAACGTCGGAACGAACTACGGCGAGTCGTGGACACCGGTACGAACGACGATTCGCGATTGACATCCTCCTCCACGTAAACGCGGAGGAATCCTGAGCGTTGGAGATTTCAGGTTTGCAGTTCCACCGAACCCCGACACGGTGAGAATCCGTGTGGGGTTCACGGACTGTGGCGGGTGGGACTGCTGGGAGTGCCAAGCCCCCGGTACTCCTATCCTCCACTGCGTTCGACCCTCGTGGTTGTTTTTGCCCGGCGAGGGTTGGGCCAGCGTCGACGGACTCGGAGTTACGTTGCGTCTGCGTACAGCAGTCAACTCCAGTCGTACCCTGTGAGGATACGCCGGTCAGTGACTGGTTCCGATTATTGCTTGGTTGCTTGGGGCGGGCAGGCCGCCATCGTCGGACTAAGCGGGAATCGCTCCGTTCCCAGCCTGATTCCTGTTTCACCAGTATGCGGCCTGCCCACTTGAATGTCCACGTTAAAACCTCGAGTCTGTTGAAGTGTGTGGAGGGATTCCCCAGTGACGGCGCGTATCCACGCCGTGAACGGCGTGGTATTGCGCCTGCTCCGCGTATAACGAAACCGACTACGACGAGTCGACCGGCCGCCCGTCCTCGGTTCGCGGGGCGACGTGATCGACGTAGGCCTCGAGCGATGGTTCCTCGACGCGGACGCGAACGGCGATCTCGCCGAGTTCGTCGGGCTCGCCAACCGAGAAGTTCACGCGTCCCTCGAACGCCGCCTGCTTCTTCAGCGCGAAGTGAAACGTGTCGCCCTCGCGGCTCGAGAAGAACTCGCCACGGGCCGTATCCAGAATCTCCTGGCGGTGTAGTTGTTTCGAGAAGTGCTCCATGGAGTGGACCGTCGCCGTCACCTCGCCGAACCGTTCGTCGGGCTCGGCGTTCGGAAACAGGTTCCTGATGGCGTCTTCGACCCGGCTCGTGACCTCCGTGTCGTTGACGGGGGCAGTGATTTCGACGTCGACGCGGTAGAGTGTCGTCATATCAGGGTTCGGATTCGAGGGTTGGTTCGGTATCTTCGACGTCTTCAGCATCTTCGACCTCTCCCACAGGTTCGACACCTCGGGATTCTTCGACGGCCTCGTCGTCAGTCCCCTCGGCCGCCTCGAGCACCTCGCTGACCTGCGACCGAAACGCCTCGAGGCTCTCGGTGTTCTCGACGACGACGTCCGCGCGTGCCATCGCGTCGTCCATCCCGAAGCCGCGTTCGCGCTCGTCCCGGGTCTCGAGCCCCTCGCCGCCGTCGTCCTCGTCGGCGTCTCGGCCGCGGTCGACGACGCGTTCGCGACGGAGGTCGAAGGGGGCCTCGATGCTCACGAGCGTGAAGTCCTCGCCGAAGCGCTCCTCGAAGACGTCGACCTCGGTGCCGGACCGAATGCCGTCGACGAGGACGCCCTCGTGGTCCTCGAGGCGGTCCTCGAGCATCGGGAGCGACCGTTCGGCGATGGCGGCGGGGCCGTTTTCCTCCCGAAGCGCCTGAGCGACCGTCCCGTGGTCCTTGCTGGGGTCGAGTTCCCTGTCGGTGGTCTCCTGTCGAACCACGTCGCCCATCGTGACGACCGGGATTCCTCGCTCGCGGGCGACCGTCGCGGCCTCGCCCTTGCCGCTTCCCGGGAGTCCGACGGTTCCGATAACGTACATCGGATGCGAGTACAGGCGACGAGTGCATAAGGGCTGTGTCTCGGGCCCATGTTCCGTAATGGTCGCTTTCGTCGAGACGGTTCGCATCGTTCTGTTGAAAATCCTATACTATCGGTGGGTATTTATCTCTGGATTCAGTAGCGGGCCGTATGAACGCAATCGAGGTCACGAACGTCACGAAGCGATTCGGTGACGTCACCGCCCTGAACGACCTCTCTCTGACCGTCGAAGACGGCGAAATCTTCGGTTTCCTGGGACCGAACGGGGCCGGCAAGTCGACGACGATCAACCTCCTCCTTGACTTCATCCGCCCAACCGATGGCACCGTCTCCGTACTCGGGATGGACGCCCAGGAGGACAGCAAGGCGATCAGACAGCGCCTCGGCGTCCTCCCCGAGGGGTTCACAACCTACGACCGCCTCACCGGTCGTCAGCACCTCGAGTTCGCCATCGAGTCCAAGGACGCGACCGAGGAGCCGGACATGTTGTTCGAACGAGTTGGCCTCTCGCCGGAGGAAGGCGACCGTAAGGCCGGCGGCTACTCGAAGGGGATGTCCCAGCGGCTTCTGTTCGCGATGGCCCTCGTCGGTGACCCGGACATGCTGATCCTCGACGAGCCCTCCACCGGCCTCGACCCCAACGGCGCCCGCGAAATGCGCCAGCTCATCCGCGAGGAGAACGACCGCGGGACGACCATCTTCTTCTCGAGTCACATCTTAGAGCAGGTCGAGGCGGTCTGTGACCGCGTCGGAATCATCCGAAACGGCGAGATGGTCGCCGTCGACAGCGTCGAGGGACTACGAGACTCTGTCTCGACGGCCAGCCAGTTGCGAATCGAGACCGACCGGATCACCGAACCCGCCCTCGAGGCCGTCCGCGCGCTCGAGGGGGTCGAACGCGCCGAGGTCCTCGAGTCCGGGTCGGACGGGGCGGTCGTCGCCGTCGAGACGACGGGCTCGAAGACGGCGGTGCTCGGCGCGCTCGAGGACGCCGGTATCGTCGTGGAGGACTTCTCGACGGCGGAGGCGTCGCTCGAGGACGTCTTCCAGCGGTACACGGGGGTGACGGCATGAGCGTCACCGCCATCGTCCGGAAGGATTTCCGGGACGGCATCCGCTCGCGCCTGCTGTGGGCGCTGATGGCACTGTTCTTGCTCTCGATGGGCGGATTCACTTACGTCGCCACCCGCGGGTTCCAGGGACAGTCGGGTGATTCGGGCGTCGCACTGTTCGGGTTGCTCGGACTCTCCGTGGTCCTCGCAATCGTTTTCCTCGTACCGCTGACCGGCCTCGTGGTGAGCATCAAATCGATCGTCCGCGAGCGGGAACTCGGAAGCATCCGCATTCTCCTCTCGCTGCCCCACACCCGACAGGAAGTCGTCGTCGGCAAGTTCATCGGTCGCGCTGGCCTGCTGACGGTTGCGATTCTCGCCGGGTTCGTCCCCGCGGCGATCATCATGTTCGCCCAGACCGGCGAGTTGCCGCTGTTCGAGTACGTCGCGCTCGTGTTCGTGACGGTCTGCTTCGGCGTCGTCTTCGTCGCCATCGGCCTCAGCGTGTCGGCGTTTACCAGCACCGAGACCCGTGCCACCATCGGTGGCGTCGGCGCGTTCTTCCTGCTGTACTTCTGGCAAGGCCTGTTCGGGTACGTCAACGGCCGACTCGAGTTGTTCTCGGGAGATCTGTTGCTCTTCATCCAGCGCTTCGATCTGTTCGCCGTCTTTCTGGACTCGCTAATGGCGCTGCTCTCGATCCAGCACGACATCCCGAGCAACTCGATCGTCGCCGGTGGTCTTAACCAGGCGATGAACGGCAACCCAGGGGCGGTCGAAGCTGCCTCTCAACCGTTCTACCTCCAGCACTGGTTCGCGTTCGTGATCCTCGCGCTCTGGATCGCGGTCCCGCTCGCGATCGGGTACGCCCGGTTCGAAAAGATCGATCTGTAGCGCGTCACTCGGCATTCGTCGACCGTCTTTGCCTTTCCACCTCTCGAATCCTCACCGCGAGTCCCCGGTCGGATCAGGCTTCGATACCCCGTTCCTCGAGCACCGCCCGAAACGCGTCCTCCTCGAGCACGTCCACGCCCTCCTCCTCGGCGTCTGCGAGCTTCGTCGCCCCTGGATTCTCGCCAGTGACGAGGTAGTCGGTGTTGCCGGAGACGCTCCCCGTCGCGTTCGCACCGTGGGCTTCGACGAGTTCCTGGGCGTCCCCGCGGGTCATTCCCTCAAGACTCCCCGTAAAGACGAACGTCAGGCCCGCGAGTTCGTCGCCACCGTCTTCGAGATCGCCTTCTTGCGGGGAGACGTGCTCGAGCACGGCATCGACGACGGCCGCGTTCGCCTCGCTCGCGAAGAACTCGTGGATCGTCTCGGCGACGGTTTCGCCCACGTCGTCGACGCCCTCGAGTTTCGCGGGGTCGTCCTCGGCAACCTCTCGGAAGGCCTCGAAGGAGCCGAACTCGCGGGCAAGCTCGCGGGCGGTCGTCGGCCCCACGTGGGGGATGCCGAGTGCCGAGAGGAACTCCGCCAGCGGAGGCTCACGGCTCGCCTCGATTTCGGCTACCAGGTTCTCGACGCTCGTCTCACCCCAGCCCTCGAGGTCACGGAGTGCGTCTCGCTTTTGCGGTAGCTTGTAGAGGTCCGCAACGCTCTCGAGCAACCCCGCATCGACCAGCTGTCGGACCGTCTTCTCGCCGAGGCCCTCGAGGTCCAGGCCGTCGTCGCTCGCGTAGTACTCGATCGAGCGCCGACGCTGGGCGTCGCAGGCCAGTCCGCCCGTACAGAACGCCAGTGGCCCATTGCGTTCGATCGTGCTCCCACAGACGGGGCAGACGTCGGGCAGTTCGTAGTGGCCCTCGCTCCCCTTCTCGACGACCTCCTCGACGTAGGGGATGACGTCGCCGGCGCGCTGGACTCGGACGGTGTCGCCGACGTTGACGTTCTTCGCGGCGATCTCCTCGGGGTTGTGCAGGCTTGCCCGCGAGACCGTGACGCCGCCGACGTCGACCGGCTCGAGCAGCGCGACCGGAGTCACCCGCCCGGTTCGCCCAACCTGGACGGCGACGTCGACGATGGGCGTCACCTCCGCGCGGGCGGGGAACTTGTAGGCGTAGGCCCAGCGGTCGTGGCGGGCCGTCTGCCCGAGTTCCTCGCGGGCCTCGCGGTAGTCGACCTTGATCACGACGCCGTCGATCTCGTAGGGGAGGTCGTCGCGGGCCTCGAGCAGGCGGTCGCGGTAGTCGATGGCTGCCTCGATATCCGAGACGATTTCGACGCGGTCGTTAGTCCGGAGCCCATATCGGGGGAAGTCCTCGAGTTCCTCGCGGTGACTGTCCGCGAGGTCGCTCGCTGCGAGCACGTCGAAGTAGAACACCTCGAGGGGGCGTTCGGCGACGACAGCGGGATCGAGCTGGCGAATCGTTCCTGCGGTCGCGTTCCGGGGATTGGCGAAGGGATCCTCGCCGCGCTCGATGCGCTCGCGGTTGTGTGCCTGGAAGGCGTCTTTGGGCATGTACACTTCCCCGCGGACGGCGAAGGATTCCGGCGGATCGTCGTGCAATCGCTGGGGGACGGAGCCGATCGTTCGGGCGTTTCGCGTCACGTCGTCTCCC from Natronosalvus rutilus includes:
- a CDS encoding NADH:flavin oxidoreductase; amino-acid sequence: MARLEDPIEIGGVEIPNRLYRAPVLECAGNGPNAVDALIDDLEPAAESGVGLLCQGATIIRGEGGCAAPGMTRVHDPEFVSHLSRLTDRIHDHGSRIFVQLEHGGLRSMETWHAGYRREHPDLEQLAVSPLPSPLRALGRAGFLAYDPHVLTTEEVYELAADFGRSAAYCVDAGYDGVHLSGANMGIVQQFLSPFYNRRDDEFGGSPENRLAFLQVVHDEIRDRAGDVPLITKVPAETPAPPWPVVRRKLSLQDGVEIARRLERIGYDGVVPVQTSVAWDMSIVRGRYPDRAWGNEALREGYDEAFGGSRRRRLVALGNRLESLVYDFEPAWNEDFCRRVREQVSIPVLAEGGIRERGQMDRLLGAAGETDVESVMNETPACDAVGMARPFYAEPRLGARLLESPSPSPGATDRKPAPETRVLCENCNNCTIPQVTGAPGICRTPSVLGKRGELEREGVYDGQE
- a CDS encoding ABC transporter ATP-binding protein, which produces MNAIEVTNVTKRFGDVTALNDLSLTVEDGEIFGFLGPNGAGKSTTINLLLDFIRPTDGTVSVLGMDAQEDSKAIRQRLGVLPEGFTTYDRLTGRQHLEFAIESKDATEEPDMLFERVGLSPEEGDRKAGGYSKGMSQRLLFAMALVGDPDMLILDEPSTGLDPNGAREMRQLIREENDRGTTIFFSSHILEQVEAVCDRVGIIRNGEMVAVDSVEGLRDSVSTASQLRIETDRITEPALEAVRALEGVERAEVLESGSDGAVVAVETTGSKTAVLGALEDAGIVVEDFSTAEASLEDVFQRYTGVTA
- a CDS encoding ABC transporter permease subunit; the protein is MSVTAIVRKDFRDGIRSRLLWALMALFLLSMGGFTYVATRGFQGQSGDSGVALFGLLGLSVVLAIVFLVPLTGLVVSIKSIVRERELGSIRILLSLPHTRQEVVVGKFIGRAGLLTVAILAGFVPAAIIMFAQTGELPLFEYVALVFVTVCFGVVFVAIGLSVSAFTSTETRATIGGVGAFFLLYFWQGLFGYVNGRLELFSGDLLLFIQRFDLFAVFLDSLMALLSIQHDIPSNSIVAGGLNQAMNGNPGAVEAASQPFYLQHWFAFVILALWIAVPLAIGYARFEKIDL
- a CDS encoding RNA-binding domain-containing protein, with protein sequence MTTLYRVDVEITAPVNDTEVTSRVEDAIRNLFPNAEPDERFGEVTATVHSMEHFSKQLHRQEILDTARGEFFSSREGDTFHFALKKQAAFEGRVNFSVGEPDELGEIAVRVRVEEPSLEAYVDHVAPRTEDGRPVDSS
- a CDS encoding AAA family ATPase, yielding MYVIGTVGLPGSGKGEAATVARERGIPVVTMGDVVRQETTDRELDPSKDHGTVAQALREENGPAAIAERSLPMLEDRLEDHEGVLVDGIRSGTEVDVFEERFGEDFTLVSIEAPFDLRRERVVDRGRDADEDDGGEGLETRDERERGFGMDDAMARADVVVENTESLEAFRSQVSEVLEAAEGTDDEAVEESRGVEPVGEVEDAEDVEDTEPTLESEP
- the ligA gene encoding NAD-dependent DNA ligase LigA, with translation MSTPTTENPYLRDPPVEFDPVQDLELEAAEEQVERLREAIREHDRRYYAENDPIIADRTYDALFARLQELEDAFDLAHPDSPTRAVGGEPLEAFETVEHVAPMLSIDASGEADDVREFDERVRRELRDAGYDGDSDDGDGNGEVAYVCEPKFDGVSMEFVYEDGSLERAVTRGDGHEGDDVTRNARTIGSVPQRLHDDPPESFAVRGEVYMPKDAFQAHNRERIERGEDPFANPRNATAGTIRQLDPAVVAERPLEVFYFDVLAASDLADSHREELEDFPRYGLRTNDRVEIVSDIEAAIDYRDRLLEARDDLPYEIDGVVIKVDYREAREELGQTARHDRWAYAYKFPARAEVTPIVDVAVQVGRTGRVTPVALLEPVDVGGVTVSRASLHNPEEIAAKNVNVGDTVRVQRAGDVIPYVEEVVEKGSEGHYELPDVCPVCGSTIERNGPLAFCTGGLACDAQRRRSIEYYASDDGLDLEGLGEKTVRQLVDAGLLESVADLYKLPQKRDALRDLEGWGETSVENLVAEIEASREPPLAEFLSALGIPHVGPTTARELAREFGSFEAFREVAEDDPAKLEGVDDVGETVAETIHEFFASEANAAVVDAVLEHVSPQEGDLEDGGDELAGLTFVFTGSLEGMTRGDAQELVEAHGANATGSVSGNTDYLVTGENPGATKLADAEEEGVDVLEEDAFRAVLEERGIEA
- a CDS encoding HAD family hydrolase; this encodes MRAVLFDMDGVLVDSEDYWVTLEREELLPQVVPDQDVAVAEITGMNYREIYDYLDAEYETAVSREEFLDLFETAAETLYRDRVALLEGTHDLLDELEERGVPRAIVSSSPHDWIDIVLKRFDLADRFDAVVSAEEIDGPGKPEPDVFEYAAAELGVEPGECVVLEDSEHGIRAAARAGTTCIAYEIEAHDDVDYSPADAVVDSPLELRDAVLERVQGAPR